In the genome of Coregonus clupeaformis isolate EN_2021a chromosome 1, ASM2061545v1, whole genome shotgun sequence, one region contains:
- the LOC121582212 gene encoding rho GTPase-activating protein 23 isoform X6, with product MNGVAFCLVGIPPRSENEAKGRRDGVLSSNENTRSLSSGEVEGVAWQGPCTVLLQKNSQGFGFTLRHFIVYPPESSLHNNLKDEENGNGNGKGCQRGRLEPMDTIFVKSVREKSPAHQAGLCTGDRLVKVNGESVLGKTYSQVIALIQNSENVLELCIMPKDEDVLQLVSAYSQDAYLRGNEPYTGGAQHIPDPPPLCYPRAKPASTAPLPPNHQSPLDNWHCRPSPVSLASPLDNRSAAANVTQTSGRPRGPGENEEDGCGHFGSSAGQEGDWQPSLGQNRGRSSSAVSALDFHFANHNAAIASATLPHMPARKGSLPATRAHSDAMCHQALSDWYYSQAEAAERMSPRHRSISQDRLAELGLGLALGPGGAGGPGSTSMSSMAHRDRGVSQETLLLHHQAAAASHDSYWLGVSGPGSRSCSESLLAAYASYERSYGRSQETLAQAAALVSPYHERAPAWPSQGAKEQDKDLGNHHTVTPTTAATLATAPSIGRQTQQQHVAEPQTQSRRLEEEELVGYKSYSPSFCRKASHLLQQAHSFREPTYIGPHLNWVPSAKTSLSDCEGGGIGGGMVVPRPSSTPAIIPSSSEDERVRLGEETLSPLPLGQEVVLRQKPPTGRRIPMHALLHPHYALPVDSAEPPVGLLPSPSTPTAGTPSPVCGGPRMGDSLQRPNGSLQPHHSTPDSLASIPFIDDPISPSADLRARHVPACSVVSSSSALCPLVPSLPCALTSSTTTVSPVTLSSSTSPLVKLRSQDCSSIKSRRSSYLLAITTERSKSCDEGLNTFREEGRVFSRLPKRVKSFFTDGSLESLRAAEEARSKRHSTSELGTITFSDVRKDGWLHYKQILTEKGKKVGGGMRPWKRVFSVLRSYRLLLYKDKREAVLHGAGAGPGHGEDEHPPISIRGCLIDIAYSETKRKHALRLTTQDFCEYLLQAEDREDMLGWIRVIRENSKTDNEELGFSRQALINKKLNDYRKQSPTGNKPDTSPRAHRMMPPFLLAKTDNAFMNRSSSKDESKGPWGIIMKKAKKTGPKVFGVRLEDCQPAVNNKFVPLIVELCCGLVESMGLEYTGVYRVPGNNAMVSNLQEQLNKGLEINITEERWQDLNVISSLLKSFFRKLPEPLFTDDKYNDFIDANRLEDSGNRLKSMKKLIHDLPDYYHHTLRFLVCHLKTVADHADKNKMEPRNLALVFGPTLVRTSEDNMTDMVTHMPDRYKIIETLILHHDWFFSDGEVDKDEKAPVDIKRDMQPVPNIDHLLSNIGRTGLPGGEASAEPVDQPLRFHHQRFT from the exons GCTAAAGGGCGGAGAGATGGCGTCCTGTCATCCAATGAGAACACTCGGTCGCTGTCGTCGGGCGAGGTTGAGGGCGTGGCGTGGCAGGGCCCTTGTACGGTGCTCCTGCAGAAGAACTCCCAGGGCTTCGGCTTCACGCTACGCCACTTCATTGTGTACCCGCCAGAGTCCTCCCTCCACAACAACCTCAAG GATGAGGAGAATGGAAACGGCAATGGAAAAG GTTGTCAAAGGGGTCGTCTGGAGCCCATGGACACCATCTTTGTAAAGAGTGTGAGGGAGAAAAGCCCTGCCCACCAAGCTGGCCTGTGTACAGGGGACAGACTGGTAAAGGTGAATGGGGAGAGTGTATTGGGGAAGACCTACTCTCAGGTGATCGCATTGATCCAAAACAG CGAGAATGTTCTGGAGCTCTGCATCATGCCAAAAGATGAGGATGTGTTGCAGTTGGTAAGT GCGTACTCTCAGGATGCCTACCTGAGAGGAAATGAGCCATATACGGGAGGGGCGCAGCATATCCCCGACCCTCCCCCCCTCTGCTACCCCCGTGCCAAGCCCGCTTCCACAGCTCCTCTGCCACCCAACCACCAAAGCCCCCTGGACAACTGGCACTGCCGCCCCAGCCCTGTTAGCCTAGCCTCCCCCTTGGACAACCGCTCTGCCGCGGCTAACGTAACTCAGACCTCCGGCAGGCCCAGGGGTCCGGGAGAAAACGAGGAGGATGGCTGCGGCCATTTTGGCTCCTCTGCAGGACAAGAGGGAGATTGGCAGCCATCTTTGGGGCAGAACCGCGGGCGCTCGTCGTCGGCCGTCAGCGCACTGGACTTCCACTTTGCCAACCACAACGCCGCCATTGCCTCTGCGACCCTGCCCCACATGCCTGCCCGGAAGGGAAGTTTACCAGCTACGCGTGCCCACAGCGACGCCATGTGCCACCAGGCGCTGTCGGACTGGTACTACAGCCAGGCAGAGGCGGCCGAGCGCATGTCCCCTCGACACCGGAGCATATCCCAGGATCGGTTAGCCGAGCTGGGGTTGGGCTTAGCGCTGGGGCCTGGTGGCGCTGGAGGTCCTGGGTCTACCTCTATGTCCTCCATGGCTCACAGAGACCGCGGCGTTTCCCAAGAAACTCTGCTACTCCACCACCAGGCAGCAGCCGCCTCCCACGATTCCTATTGGCTGGGAGTGTCTGGGCCAGGGAGCCGTTCGTGCTCGGAAAGCCTGCTGGCGGCGTACGCGTCGTACGAACGTAGCTACGGGCGCTCGCAGGAGACGCTAGCCCAAGCGGCTGCGCTGGTGTCGCCGTACCACGAGAGAGCCCCCGCCTGGCCATCGCAGGGTGCCAAGGAGCAGGACAAGGACTTGGGAAACCACCACACGGTTACACCCACAACCGCAGCCACACTGG CCACAGCCCCCTCCATTGGTCGGCAGACCCAGCAGCAGCATGTGGCTGAGCCCCAGACCCAGAGCAGGAGGTTGGAGGAAGAGGAGCTGGTGGGCTACAAGAGTTACAGCCCCTCCTTCTGCCGCAAGGCCAGCCACCTCCTCCAACAGGCCCACTCCTTCAGAGAACCCACCTACATTGGACCCCACCTCAACTGGGTACCCAGTGCCAAAACTAGCCTCTCGGACTGCGAGGGAGGCGGGATAGGAGGGGGGATGGTAGTTCCTCGTCCTTCCTCCACCCCGGCCATCATCCCTTCTTCGTCAGAGGATGAGAGAGTGAGGCTGGGGGAGGAGACGTTGTCCCCACTCCCTCTGGGCCAGGAGGTGGTGCTGAGGCAGAAGCCCCCTACGGGGCGTCGGATCCCCATGCACGCCCTCCTTCACCCCCACTACGCCCTCCCCGTGGATTCGGCCGAGCCCCCCGTCGGGCTGCTGCCCTCCCCCAGCACCCCCACTGCAGGGACACCCTCGCCCGTCTGTGGTGGTCCCAGAATGGGGGACAGTCTACAGAGGCCCAACGGTAGCCTGCAACCCCACCACAGCACACCCGACTCCCTGgcctctattccctttatag ATGACCCCATCAGCCCTAGCGCTGACCTACGTGCCCGCCACGTACCCGCCTGCTCCGTGGTGTCCTCCTCCAGTGCCCTGTGCCCTCTTGTGCCCTCTTTGCCCTGTGCCCTCACCTCTAGTACCACTACTGTCTCCCCtgtcaccctctcctcctccacctcccccctcGTCAAGCTCCGCTCCCAGGACTGCA GCAGTATCAAAAGCCGCCGTTCCTCCTACCTGCTGGCCATTACCACAGAGCGCTCCAAGTCATGTGACGAGGGCCTCAACACCTTCCGGGAGGAAGGCCGTGTCTTCTC GAGACTACCAAAAAGGGTGAAGAGCTTTTTCACTGATGGA TCTCTGGAGAGTCTGCGTGCTGCAGAGGAGGCGCGGTCGAAACGTCACTCCACCTCCGAGCTGGGGACCATCACCTTCAGTGACGTACGCAAGGACGGCTGGCTTCACTACAAACAGATCCTCACGGAGAAGGGCAAa AAGGTGGGCGGCGGCATGCGTCCATGGAAGCGCGTCTTCTCCGTGCTGCGCTCCTACCGCCTCTTGCTCTACAAAGACAAGCGGGAGGCGGTCCTCCATGGGGCAGGGGCGGGACCTGGCCACGGGGAGGATGAGCACCCTCCAATCAGCATCCGCGGCTGCTTGATTGACATCGCCTATAGCGAAACCAAGCGTAAGCACGCTCTGAGGCTGACCACTCAGGACTTCTGTGAGTACCTGTTGCAGGCTGAGGACAGAGAAGACATGCTGGGATGGATCCGGGTCATCAGAGAGAACAGCAAGACAGACAACGAG gagCTGGGTTTTTCCAGACAAGCACTCATCAACAAGAAGCTCAATGACTACAGGAAACAAAG TCCAACAGGCAATAAGCCAGACACCTCTCCCAGGGCCCATCGCATGATGCCCCCCTTCCTCCTGGCCAAGACAGACAACGCTTTCATGAACCGCTCCTCCAGCAAAG ACGAGAGCAAGGGTCCATGGGGTATCATAATGAAGAAAGCCAAGAAGACAGGCCCCAAGGTGTTTGGAGTGCGACTTGAGGACTGTCAACCTGCTGTTAACAACAAG tTTGTCCCTCTGATCGTGGAGCTGTGCTGTGGGCTGGTGGAGAGCATGGGTCTGGAGTACACTGGCGTCTACAGGGTGCCCGGCAACAATGCCATGGTGTCCAACCTGCAGGAGCAGCTCAACAAGGGCCTGGAGATCAACATTACtgaggag AGATGGCAGGACCTGAATGTGATCAGCAGTCTCCTCAAGTCCTTCTTTAGGAAACTCCCAGAACCCCTGTTCACTGATG ACAAGTATAATGACTTCATTGATGCCAACCGGCTGGAGGACTCAGGGAACAGGTTGAAGAGCATGAAGAAACTG aTCCATGATCTTCCAGACTACTATCACCACACTCTAAGGTTCCTGGTCTGTCATCTGAAGACAGTGGCGGATCACGCCGACAAGAACAAG ATGGAGCCCAGGAACCTGGCTCTAGTGTTTGGTCCCACTCTGGTGCGTACCTCGGAGGACAATATGACCGACATGGTCACCCACATGCCCGACCGCTACAAGATCATCGAGACGCTCATCCTGCAC CATGACTGGTTCTTCAGTGATGGAGAGGTGGATAAGGATGAAAAG
- the LOC121582212 gene encoding rho GTPase-activating protein 23 isoform X7 — MNGVAFCLVGIPPRSENEAKGRRDGVLSSNENTRSLSSGEVEGVAWQGPCTVLLQKNSQGFGFTLRHFIVYPPESSLHNNLKDEENGNGNGKGCQRGRLEPMDTIFVKSVREKSPAHQAGLCTGDRLVKVNGESVLGKTYSQVIALIQNSENVLELCIMPKDEDVLQLVSAYSQDAYLRGNEPYTGGAQHIPDPPPLCYPRAKPASTAPLPPNHQSPLDNWHCRPSPVSLASPLDNRSAAANVTQTSGRPRGPGENEEDGCGHFGSSAGQEGDWQPSLGQNRGRSSSAVSALDFHFANHNAAIASATLPHMPARKGSLPATRAHSDAMCHQALSDWYYSQAEAAERMSPRHRSISQDRLAELGLGLALGPGGAGGPGSTSMSSMAHRDRGVSQETLLLHHQAAAASHDSYWLGVSGPGSRSCSESLLAAYASYERSYGRSQETLAQAAALVSPYHERAPAWPSQGAKEQDKDLGNHHTVTPTTAATLATAPSIGRQTQQQHVAEPQTQSRRLEEEELVGYKSYSPSFCRKASHLLQQAHSFREPTYIGPHLNWVPSAKTSLSDCEGGGIGGGMVVPRPSSTPAIIPSSSEDERVRLGEETLSPLPLGQEVVLRQKPPTGRRIPMHALLHPHYALPVDSAEPPVGLLPSPSTPTAGTPSPVCGGPRMGDSLQRPNGSLQPHHSTPDSLASIPFIDDPISPSADLRARHVPACSVVSSSSALCPLVPSLPCALTSSTTTVSPVTLSSSTSPLVKLRSQDCSSIKSRRSSYLLAITTERSKSCDEGLNTFREEGRVFSRLPKRVKSFFTDGSLESLRAAEEARSKRHSTSELGTITFSDVRKDGWLHYKQILTEKGKKVGGGMRPWKRVFSVLRSYRLLLYKDKREAVLHGAGAGPGHGEDEHPPISIRGCLIDIAYSETKRKHALRLTTQDFCEYLLQAEDREDMLGWIRVIRENSKTDNEELGFSRQALINKKLNDYRKQSPTGNKPDTSPRAHRMMPPFLLAKTDNAFMNRSSSKDESKGPWGIIMKKAKKTGPKVFGVRLEDCQPAVNNKFVPLIVELCCGLVESMGLEYTGVYRVPGNNAMVSNLQEQLNKGLEINITEERWQDLNVISSLLKSFFRKLPEPLFTDDKYNDFIDANRLEDSGNRLKSMKKLIHDLPDYYHHTLRFLVCHLKTVADHADKNKMEPRNLALVFGPTLVRTSEDNMTDMVTHMPDRYKIIETLILHHDWFFSDGEVDKDEKAPVDIKRDMQPVPNIDHLLSNIGRTGLPGAEPVDQPLRFHHQRFT, encoded by the exons GCTAAAGGGCGGAGAGATGGCGTCCTGTCATCCAATGAGAACACTCGGTCGCTGTCGTCGGGCGAGGTTGAGGGCGTGGCGTGGCAGGGCCCTTGTACGGTGCTCCTGCAGAAGAACTCCCAGGGCTTCGGCTTCACGCTACGCCACTTCATTGTGTACCCGCCAGAGTCCTCCCTCCACAACAACCTCAAG GATGAGGAGAATGGAAACGGCAATGGAAAAG GTTGTCAAAGGGGTCGTCTGGAGCCCATGGACACCATCTTTGTAAAGAGTGTGAGGGAGAAAAGCCCTGCCCACCAAGCTGGCCTGTGTACAGGGGACAGACTGGTAAAGGTGAATGGGGAGAGTGTATTGGGGAAGACCTACTCTCAGGTGATCGCATTGATCCAAAACAG CGAGAATGTTCTGGAGCTCTGCATCATGCCAAAAGATGAGGATGTGTTGCAGTTGGTAAGT GCGTACTCTCAGGATGCCTACCTGAGAGGAAATGAGCCATATACGGGAGGGGCGCAGCATATCCCCGACCCTCCCCCCCTCTGCTACCCCCGTGCCAAGCCCGCTTCCACAGCTCCTCTGCCACCCAACCACCAAAGCCCCCTGGACAACTGGCACTGCCGCCCCAGCCCTGTTAGCCTAGCCTCCCCCTTGGACAACCGCTCTGCCGCGGCTAACGTAACTCAGACCTCCGGCAGGCCCAGGGGTCCGGGAGAAAACGAGGAGGATGGCTGCGGCCATTTTGGCTCCTCTGCAGGACAAGAGGGAGATTGGCAGCCATCTTTGGGGCAGAACCGCGGGCGCTCGTCGTCGGCCGTCAGCGCACTGGACTTCCACTTTGCCAACCACAACGCCGCCATTGCCTCTGCGACCCTGCCCCACATGCCTGCCCGGAAGGGAAGTTTACCAGCTACGCGTGCCCACAGCGACGCCATGTGCCACCAGGCGCTGTCGGACTGGTACTACAGCCAGGCAGAGGCGGCCGAGCGCATGTCCCCTCGACACCGGAGCATATCCCAGGATCGGTTAGCCGAGCTGGGGTTGGGCTTAGCGCTGGGGCCTGGTGGCGCTGGAGGTCCTGGGTCTACCTCTATGTCCTCCATGGCTCACAGAGACCGCGGCGTTTCCCAAGAAACTCTGCTACTCCACCACCAGGCAGCAGCCGCCTCCCACGATTCCTATTGGCTGGGAGTGTCTGGGCCAGGGAGCCGTTCGTGCTCGGAAAGCCTGCTGGCGGCGTACGCGTCGTACGAACGTAGCTACGGGCGCTCGCAGGAGACGCTAGCCCAAGCGGCTGCGCTGGTGTCGCCGTACCACGAGAGAGCCCCCGCCTGGCCATCGCAGGGTGCCAAGGAGCAGGACAAGGACTTGGGAAACCACCACACGGTTACACCCACAACCGCAGCCACACTGG CCACAGCCCCCTCCATTGGTCGGCAGACCCAGCAGCAGCATGTGGCTGAGCCCCAGACCCAGAGCAGGAGGTTGGAGGAAGAGGAGCTGGTGGGCTACAAGAGTTACAGCCCCTCCTTCTGCCGCAAGGCCAGCCACCTCCTCCAACAGGCCCACTCCTTCAGAGAACCCACCTACATTGGACCCCACCTCAACTGGGTACCCAGTGCCAAAACTAGCCTCTCGGACTGCGAGGGAGGCGGGATAGGAGGGGGGATGGTAGTTCCTCGTCCTTCCTCCACCCCGGCCATCATCCCTTCTTCGTCAGAGGATGAGAGAGTGAGGCTGGGGGAGGAGACGTTGTCCCCACTCCCTCTGGGCCAGGAGGTGGTGCTGAGGCAGAAGCCCCCTACGGGGCGTCGGATCCCCATGCACGCCCTCCTTCACCCCCACTACGCCCTCCCCGTGGATTCGGCCGAGCCCCCCGTCGGGCTGCTGCCCTCCCCCAGCACCCCCACTGCAGGGACACCCTCGCCCGTCTGTGGTGGTCCCAGAATGGGGGACAGTCTACAGAGGCCCAACGGTAGCCTGCAACCCCACCACAGCACACCCGACTCCCTGgcctctattccctttatag ATGACCCCATCAGCCCTAGCGCTGACCTACGTGCCCGCCACGTACCCGCCTGCTCCGTGGTGTCCTCCTCCAGTGCCCTGTGCCCTCTTGTGCCCTCTTTGCCCTGTGCCCTCACCTCTAGTACCACTACTGTCTCCCCtgtcaccctctcctcctccacctcccccctcGTCAAGCTCCGCTCCCAGGACTGCA GCAGTATCAAAAGCCGCCGTTCCTCCTACCTGCTGGCCATTACCACAGAGCGCTCCAAGTCATGTGACGAGGGCCTCAACACCTTCCGGGAGGAAGGCCGTGTCTTCTC GAGACTACCAAAAAGGGTGAAGAGCTTTTTCACTGATGGA TCTCTGGAGAGTCTGCGTGCTGCAGAGGAGGCGCGGTCGAAACGTCACTCCACCTCCGAGCTGGGGACCATCACCTTCAGTGACGTACGCAAGGACGGCTGGCTTCACTACAAACAGATCCTCACGGAGAAGGGCAAa AAGGTGGGCGGCGGCATGCGTCCATGGAAGCGCGTCTTCTCCGTGCTGCGCTCCTACCGCCTCTTGCTCTACAAAGACAAGCGGGAGGCGGTCCTCCATGGGGCAGGGGCGGGACCTGGCCACGGGGAGGATGAGCACCCTCCAATCAGCATCCGCGGCTGCTTGATTGACATCGCCTATAGCGAAACCAAGCGTAAGCACGCTCTGAGGCTGACCACTCAGGACTTCTGTGAGTACCTGTTGCAGGCTGAGGACAGAGAAGACATGCTGGGATGGATCCGGGTCATCAGAGAGAACAGCAAGACAGACAACGAG gagCTGGGTTTTTCCAGACAAGCACTCATCAACAAGAAGCTCAATGACTACAGGAAACAAAG TCCAACAGGCAATAAGCCAGACACCTCTCCCAGGGCCCATCGCATGATGCCCCCCTTCCTCCTGGCCAAGACAGACAACGCTTTCATGAACCGCTCCTCCAGCAAAG ACGAGAGCAAGGGTCCATGGGGTATCATAATGAAGAAAGCCAAGAAGACAGGCCCCAAGGTGTTTGGAGTGCGACTTGAGGACTGTCAACCTGCTGTTAACAACAAG tTTGTCCCTCTGATCGTGGAGCTGTGCTGTGGGCTGGTGGAGAGCATGGGTCTGGAGTACACTGGCGTCTACAGGGTGCCCGGCAACAATGCCATGGTGTCCAACCTGCAGGAGCAGCTCAACAAGGGCCTGGAGATCAACATTACtgaggag AGATGGCAGGACCTGAATGTGATCAGCAGTCTCCTCAAGTCCTTCTTTAGGAAACTCCCAGAACCCCTGTTCACTGATG ACAAGTATAATGACTTCATTGATGCCAACCGGCTGGAGGACTCAGGGAACAGGTTGAAGAGCATGAAGAAACTG aTCCATGATCTTCCAGACTACTATCACCACACTCTAAGGTTCCTGGTCTGTCATCTGAAGACAGTGGCGGATCACGCCGACAAGAACAAG ATGGAGCCCAGGAACCTGGCTCTAGTGTTTGGTCCCACTCTGGTGCGTACCTCGGAGGACAATATGACCGACATGGTCACCCACATGCCCGACCGCTACAAGATCATCGAGACGCTCATCCTGCAC CATGACTGGTTCTTCAGTGATGGAGAGGTGGATAAGGATGAAAAG